One genomic segment of Helianthus annuus cultivar XRQ/B chromosome 14, HanXRQr2.0-SUNRISE, whole genome shotgun sequence includes these proteins:
- the LOC110918850 gene encoding uncharacterized protein LOC110918850 has product MNDRDYPGRNIPEKLVSKGLFDQNGVPLSPFAADVLKDSENRETGSTPDTIPVRGIGLRVTNIEGKSTLPRRGMFYSDNVSVIDGLAAISKPVAMDNVVKASSGSMGVEERQVQESCSQQDHVTGVKPLSYAQSVRGTSERKVNFRSLEAEEKQDGCDVVLSRDSVRVVQDKLANTLYGYFLGDRVAFPVVDYFVKNNWKRFGLQKSMMNANGYFFFKFADHAGMMNALNEGPWIIRSQPLFLELWSPSVKLEKKEVKKVQVWVKFHEVPIAAYTEDGLSLIATTIGEPKALDSFTTSMCVDMWGRSSFARALVEISADSEFKEELTIAVPRLDGDGFIKEKVYVEYEWCPLRCGRCSVFGHTDDCCPKQASKGSNGNTQHGKFPGNDKKYKQPIQERGIPKRQPIVDDDGYTTVQGKKAARKVGFNVNKPKQKFEYRPVASKGKDGGPNSNTGGSMKRDEPAVASVQVSNSFDALNDPDVNLDENGDTSGAAHQEVEDEEVVEVLNDLYGDEMDDFLRKGTVKSGGTKGASTPSSSVNHANYYVTRRDLWNNLLMHKQFVRNEPWVILGDFNSALNLEDKSMGCSSVSTSMKEFQACVDDIEMVDLNRTGIHFTWNQKPKKGIGLMKKIDRVMGNTQFIATFPSAVAMFYPSRLSDHCPCVLKVPEVNKPKHRSFKFANFLKLRLLKPPLRGLLFQQGNLHKKVQLLRDRLDGIQRDLDKDLNSVSLRVEESNIRRAYQEALLDEERFLKQKSKVDWLSAGDMNSAFFHSALKNKIHYSRIDVIRDASGNVFEDELVQKVFVEHYEKFLGCKGVTSLTPSPELFSKTLDMDVATHMVRPVTPDEVRQAIFSIGSDKAPGPDGFTAGFFKSAWPIVGNEVSNAVIDFFVTGRLLRELNHTLIVLIPKITSPSVVTDYRPIACCNVLYKCISKIISERIKVALNDIVSINQSAFVPGRKISDNILLTQELMHNYHRNIGPPKCSFKVDIQKAYDTVDWDFLKNILIGFGFHADMVHWIMVCVSTTTFFVCINGEVHGFFKGNRGLRQGDPISPYLFTLVMEILTAILHHAVRIDSSFKFHNKCERQQIINLCFADDLFIFSRGEIASARCIMKSLDSFMKMSGLLPNIQKSTVFFSNVPSYIKTAILNIMPFREGILPVRYLGVPLISSRLLYKDCQVMVEKLEKRIMHWRNKLLSFAGRVQLIVSVLSSMHIFWSSVFILPNRVILELEALMRNFLWSQDSAFQKGRAKVSWKAICVPKFEGGLGIRRIRDVNKALMTAHIWSIISRRDSLWVQWVHSYRLKGKSFWACRVPASCCWSWRKLLQIRPTMRRFIWSDVGNGLCTSAWFDNWSLLGPLEQFISPRSIANAGFNMESKVSDVVSNNSWRWPAAWRDLYPVLIQLDHMSFDTHKPDKLVWRQGDQIHDFSTSRAWDSIRHRELEVGWSRIVWFGQCIPRHAFLMWLIMRRKLLTQDKILSWDFSRRKNMDMMCCLLCYANHDSHSHLFFECKYSAQVWHMVRCKVGMLSVQPKWDDIVNWLLLRSSSKSAADYITRLGVAASAYFIWQERNARLFKNQLRPPEMLSELIIQQVRYKLMGARLKNCDNVRRLLREWEIDGTELHDDGG; this is encoded by the exons ATGAATGATCGTGATTATCCAGGGAGAAATATCCCTGAAAAGCTGGTGAGCAAAGGATTGTTTGATCAGAATGGAGTCCCGTTATCTCCATTTGCTGCTGATGTTCTGAAGGATTCTGAAAATCGCGAGACAGGTTCTACTCCGGATACTATTCCTGTTCGTGGTATTGGCCTACGGGTGACTAATATTGAAGGTAAATCTACGTTACCAAGGAGAGGTATGTTTTACTCAGACAATGTCTCGGTTATAGATGGACTCGCTGCTATTTCTAAACCTGTTGCTATGGATAATGTTGTGAAAGCCAGTTCGGGTAGCATGGGGGTAGAGGAACGTCAAGTTCAGGAGAGTTGTAGTCAACAGGATCATGTTACTGGTGTAAAACCTTTGTCATATGCTCAATCTGTTAGGGGAACTAGTGAAAGGAAGGTGAATTTTCGATCGTTGGAAGCTGAAGAGAAGCAGGATGGGTGTGATGTTGTTCTATCtagggattcagtcagagtggtgCAAGATAAGTTAGCAAATACTTTGTATGGATACTTTTTGGGGGATCGTGTCGCGTTTCCGGTTGTGGACTACTTTGTTAAGAATAATTGGAAGCGTTTTGGTTTACAGAAATCTATGATGAACGCCAATGGTtacttctttttcaaatttgcgGATCATGCAGGTATGATGAATGCTCTGAATGAGGGACCATGGATTATTCGATCACAGCCGTTGTTTTTGGAACTTTGGTCACCGTCTGTTAAACTGGAGAAGAAAGAGGTGAAGAAGGTTCAGGTTTGGGTTAAGTTCCATGAAGTACCTATAGCGGCATACACTGAGGATGGTTTAAGTTTAATTGCTACAACTATCGGGGAGCCGAAAGCCTTGGACTCTTTCACTACATCAATGTGTGTAGATATGTGGGGTAGAAGCAGTTTTGCTCGTGCTTTGGTTGAGATTTCAGCCGACTCTGAATTCAAGGAGGAATTAACCATTGCTGTCCCTCGGCTTGATGGAGATGGTTTTATCAAGGAGAAAGTTTATGTCGAGTACGAATGGTGTCCTCTTAGATGTGGGCGATGCAGTGTTTTTGGTCATACTGATGATTGTTGCCCTAAGCAGGCTTCGAAAGGCTCTAATGGAAATACTCAACATGGAAAGTTCCCTGGTAATGATAAGAAGTATAAGCAACCAATTCAGGAAAGGGGTATTCCAAAGAGGCAGCCCATTGTGGATGATGATGGTTATAccacggttcaaggtaagaaggCAGCTAGGAAGGTTGGATTCAATGTCAATAAACCGAAGCAAAAATTCGAATATAGGCCTGTGGCGTCTAAGGGTAAGGATGGGGGCCCGAATTCTAATACAGGTGGTTCAATGAAAAGAGATGAGCCGGCTGTTGCGTCGGTTCAGGTTTCGAACTCGTTTGATGCTCTTAATGATCCAGATGTTAATTTGGATGAGAATGGGGATACATCAGGGGCGGCCCATCAAGAGGTGGAGGATGAAGAGGTTGTTGAGGTGCTTAATGATTTATATGGAGATGAGATGGACGATTTTTTGAGGAAGGGAACGGTTAAGTCGGGTGGAAcaaaaggggcaagcactccttcttcATCGGTTAACCATG CGAATTATTATGTCACTCGTCGGGATCTTTGGAATAACCTCTTAATGCACAAACAATTCGTCCGTAATGAACCTTGGGTGATTCTAGGTGATTTTAATTCGGCTCTAAACCTTGAAGACAAATCTATGGGTTGCTCGTCGGTTTCTACTAGCATGAAAGAGTTTCAAGCTTGCGTTGATGACATTGAAATGGTTGACTTAAATCGAACTGGTATCCACTTTACGTGGAATCAGAAGCCAAAGAAGGGGATTGGGTTAATGAAAAAGATTGATAGAGTTATGGGGAATACCCAATTCATTGCCACTTTTCCTAGTGCTGTGGCGATGTTCTACCCGTCCAGGTTATCGGATCACTGTCCGTGTGTCCTCAAGGTTCCGGAAGTTAATAAACCTAAACATCGGTCTTTCAAATTTGCGAATTTCCTG AAACTTCGGCTGCTTAAGCCTCCTTTACGCGGTTTACTGTTTCAGCAAGGTAATTTGCACAAGAAGGTGCAACTTTTACGTGATAGGCTTGATGGTATCCAGCGGGATCTTGATAAGGATTTGAATAGCGTGAGTCTTCGGGTTGAGGAATCTAATATTCGGCGTGCTTATCAAGAGGCTTTGCTAGATGAAGAGAGATTTTTGAAGCAAAAGTCCAAGGTGGACTGGCTTTCGGCTGGTGACATGAACTCGGCCTTCTTTCATTCAGCGCTAAAGAATAAAATTCACTACAGTCGGATCGATGTTATTCGGGATGCTAGTGGAAATGTGTTTGAGGATGAATTGGTGCAAAAAGTGTTTGTTGAGCATTATGAAAAATTCTTGGGATGCAAAGGGGTCACGTCGCTCACTCCATCTCCTGAATTATTTTCAAAAACGCTGGACATGGATGTTGCCACTCATATGGTTAGACCGGTCACACCCGATGAGGTTAGACAGGCTATCTTTTCGATTGGCTCGGATAAGGCTCCAGGGCCTGATGGCTTTACTGCTGGATTCTTTAAAAGTGCTTGGCCTATCGTTGGTAATGAGGTCTCGAATGCCGTGATTGATTTTTTTGTTACAGGGAGGCTCCTTAGAGAATTAAACCATACGCTCATTGTTCTGATCCCTAAAATTACGTCCCCATCTGTAGTCACGGATTACCGCCCGATTGCTTGTTGCAATGTCCTGTACAAATGTATTAGTAAAATTATTTCCGAGAGAATTAAAGTGGCGTTGAATGATATTGTCAGTATCAACCAATCAGCTTTTGTGCCGGGTAGAAAAATCTCTGATAATATTTTGTTAACGCAAGAGCTGATGCACAATTATCACCGGAATATCGGCCCGCCTAAGTGTTCTTTCAAAGTTGACATTCAGAAGGCGTATGATACTGTGGATTGGGATTTTCTCAAGAATATATTGATTGGTTTCGGGTTTCATGCTGATATGGTTCACTGGATTATGGTATGTGTATCTACTACCACTTTTTTTGTGTGTATTAATGGTGAGGTTCATGGTTTTTTCAAGGGTAACCGGGGGCTAAGACAGGGTGATCCGATTTCTCCATACTTGTTCACACTTGTCATGGAGATTCTTACGGCTATCTTACACCATGCGGTCAGGATTGACTCTTCATTTAAATTTCATAACAAATGTGAACGCCAACAGATTATCAACCTCTGTTTTGCGGACGACTTGTTTATATTTTCAAGAGGGGAGATTGCGTCGGCCAGGTGTATCATGAAGTCCCTTGATTCGTTTATGAAAATGTCGGGATTATTACCTAATATTCAGAAAAGTACAGTTTTTTTCTCTAATGTCCCGTCTTATATTAAAACTGCGATTTTGAATATTATGCCGTTCAGGGAGGGTATTTTGCCAGTGAGATATTTGGGGGTGCCTCTTATATCTTCTCGTTTGCTGTATAAAGATTGTCAAGTTATGGTGGAGAAGCTAGAAAAACGTATCATGCATTGGAGGAATAAGCTTCTTTCTTTTGCGGGCAGGGTTCAGCTCATTGTCTCGGTCTTGTCCTCGATGCATATATTCTGGTCGTCAGTGTTTATTTTGCCTAATCGGGTGATTCTTGAGTTGGAGGCGTTGATGCGGAATTTTCTATGGTCTCAGGATAGTGCGTTTCAAAAAGGTCGAGCCAAGGTGTCTTGGAAAGCTATCTGTGTGCCTAAATTTGAGGGTGGGTTAGGCATCCGTCGAATCAGAGATGTTAATAAAGCGCTTATGACAGCACATATTTGGAGTATTATTTCGAGACGGGACTCCTTGTGGGTTCAGTGGGTTCACTCTTACAGGTTGAAAGGTAAAAGTTTCTGGGCTTGTAGAGTTCCTGCTAGTTGTTGCTGGTCTTGGAGGAAGCTTCTTCAGATTCGTCCAACTATGAGAAGGTTCATTTGGTCCGATGTGGGTAATGGTTTATGTACGTCAGCTTGGTTCGATAACTGGAGTCTATTGGGTCCGCTCGAGCAGTTTATTTCGCCTAGATCTATTGCTAATGCGGGGTTCAATATGGAGTCTAAAGTCTCGGATGTGGTTTCTAATAACTCGTGGAGATGGCCAGCCGCTTGGAGGGATTTATATCCGGTTCTGATACAGCTGGATCATATGTCCTTTGATACGCACAAACCTGATAAACTCGTATGGCGTCAAGGAGATCAGATTCATGATTTTTCTACATCTCGTGCTTGGGATTCAATTAGGCACCGAGAATTGGAGGTTGGGTGGAGTCGCATTGTTTGGTTCGGCCAATGCATTCCGCGTCATGCGTTTTTAATGTGGCTGATCATGAGAAGAAAATTACTCACTCAGGATAAAATATTGTCTTGGGATTTCTCGCGTAGGAAGAATATGGATATGATGTGTTGTTTACTCTGTTATGCTAACCATGATTCTCACAGTCATCTGTTCTTCGAGTGTAAGTATTCTGCTCAAGTGTGGCATATGGTTAGGTGCAAAGTGGGTATGCTTTCGGTTCAGCCCAAATGGGATGATATTGTTAATTGGCTTCTGTTGCGGTCCAGTTCGAAATCAGCGGCTGACTATATTACGAGATTGGGGGTGGCGGCTAGTGCTTATTTTATTTGGCAGGAGCGAAATGCTAGACTATTCAAGAACCAGTTGAGACCTCCGGAAATGCTAAGTGAACTTATTATTCAACAGGTGCGGTATAAATTGATGGGAGCGAGGTTGAAGAATTGTGATAACGTGCGACGACTTCTAAGGGAGTGGGAGATTGACGGAACTGAACTCCATGATGATGGCGGCTGA
- the LOC110918849 gene encoding uncharacterized protein LOC110918849 — protein MNIRITHKLKGRSFWDINSKGNMSWGWRKILSLRSVVRPFIWKVVRSGAQTNIWWDNWCHISPLSAFISPRRITIAGFNISSSVLELVDENGNWSWPQAWYDIYPVLIGLNAPQLMQGMVDRTVWKDLDGNMCSFSSSEVWHAVRSRHDQVLWVDGIWFSQCIPRHSFHLWLVVKNKLKTQDRLAVWEAGSATNLNLMCCPLCRTNRDSRDHLFFQCSFASKVWNEVKTMVQMGNVDSSWQSIMTWMECNARSKRTDHIICKLVIAASTYFVWQERNNCLFSNAFADQKVVIQKIKETVRLRLMGFKFRRQPSIESILRTWKIGSNDETNDPG, from the coding sequence atgaacatacgaattACTCACAAATTGAAGGGTAGGAGTTTTTGGGATATTAATAGCAAAGGTAACATGAGCTGGGGATGGAGGAAAATCTTGTCTCTTCGTAGTGTTGTCAGACCGTTTATATGGAAGGTGGTTAGAAGTGGGGCTCAAACTAATATATGGTGGGACAATTGGTGTCATATTAGTCCGCTAAGCGCTTTCATATCGCCCCGGAGAATAACTATTGCGGGCTTCAACATCTCCTCTTCTGTTTTAGAGTTAGTGGATGAAAACGGAAATTGGAGCTGGCCGCAAGCCTGGTATGACATATACCCGGTTTTAATTGGGTTGAATGCTCCTCAACTGATGCAAGGTATGGTGGACCGTACGGTTTGGAAAGACTTGGATGGGAACATGTGTTCGTTTTCCTCATCTGAAGTGTGGCATGCTGTTCGGAGTAGACACGATCAGGTATTATGGGTTGATGGGATATGGTTTTCTCAGTGTATTCCTCGTCACTCCTTTCACTTATGGTTAGTCGTAAAGAATAAACTTAAAACCCAAGACAGGCTTGCTGTATGGGAGGCGGGAAGTGCAACAAATCTAAACCTCATGTGTTGCCCGTTATGTAGAACTAATCGGGACTCTAGAGATCATTTGTTCTTCCAGTGCTCGTTTGCCTCTAAGGTGTGGAATGAAGTTAAAACTATGGTTCAAATGGGTAATGTTGATAGCTCTTGGCAATCCATTATGACGTGGATGGAATGTAATGCGAGGTCAAAGAGGACGGATCATATTATATGTAAGCTGGTTATTGCGGCCTCGACATACTTCGTCTGGCAAGAGAGAAACAACTGCTTGTTTTCTAATGCTTTTGCTGATCAGAAGGTGGTGATTCAGAAGATTAAGGAAACTGTGCGTTTACGGCTAATGGGGTTCAAGTTCCGAAGACAGCCGAGTATTGAGAGCATCCTTCGGACATGGAAGATTGGATCAAACGATGAGACAAATGATCCGGGCTAG